A single region of the Acidimicrobiales bacterium genome encodes:
- a CDS encoding SDR family NAD(P)-dependent oxidoreductase: MAFGSFIDKVVVVTGAGSGMGRAYALEFEKVGAKLALCDIDPVGLQETVDALRTPRDDRVFSSTVDVADEDAVNEFADRSRAALGNAHVVINNAGIAGSMLPGAETSVKDLDRVFAVNFYGVVHGTLAFLPQLEANAEAALVNVSSIFGMIGAPGNADYCATKFAVRGYTEVLMAELDGSHIQVHLVHPGGIDTNIVRGTTAEDDAKALLTTPPAEIAVKVIEAIRRNRRRVVFGNAARPARFVSNFLPVGLVARLLHKGVERGRSPGAPHSAAPPPHAPE, translated from the coding sequence ATGGCGTTCGGGAGCTTCATCGACAAGGTTGTGGTCGTCACCGGTGCCGGTTCGGGCATGGGCCGCGCCTACGCGCTCGAGTTCGAGAAGGTGGGCGCCAAGCTGGCGCTCTGCGACATCGACCCCGTCGGTCTCCAGGAAACGGTCGACGCGCTCCGTACGCCCCGCGACGATCGTGTCTTCTCGTCGACGGTCGACGTGGCTGACGAGGACGCCGTCAACGAGTTCGCCGACCGGTCGCGGGCGGCCCTCGGCAACGCCCACGTGGTGATCAACAACGCCGGCATCGCCGGTTCGATGCTGCCCGGCGCCGAGACCTCGGTGAAGGATCTCGACCGGGTGTTCGCCGTCAACTTCTACGGCGTGGTGCACGGCACGCTGGCGTTCCTTCCGCAGCTCGAGGCCAACGCCGAGGCCGCCCTCGTCAACGTGTCGAGCATCTTCGGCATGATCGGCGCGCCGGGCAACGCCGACTACTGCGCCACCAAGTTCGCAGTGCGTGGCTACACCGAGGTGCTGATGGCCGAGCTCGACGGATCGCACATACAGGTGCACCTCGTGCATCCCGGCGGGATCGACACGAACATCGTCCGCGGCACGACGGCCGAGGACGACGCCAAGGCGCTCCTCACCACGCCGCCGGCCGAGATCGCGGTGAAGGTCATCGAGGCGATTCGCAGGAACCGGCGCCGTGTCGTGTTCGGCAACGCCGCCCGGCCGGCCCGTTTCGTGTCGAACTTCCTGCCGGTCGGGCTCGTGGCCCGTCTGCTCCACAAAGGAGTCGAGCGAGGCCGAAGCCCGGGCGCACCGCACTCAGCGGCGCCGCCTCCACACGCACCCGAGTGA
- a CDS encoding ammonium transporter, producing MMLGATIGAGTLLWALPAGAQETEATVADVEAANALSQAIMDNMWLVIAGAMVFLMQAGFAFVEAGLTRAKNIANIMAKNLADMAIGAVAFFIIGWSVAYGTSESRLWGGLNDFFFKDSGDPNALFDMSAGLSPATNFFFQVVFAATAVTIASGAMAERTKFSGYLIFSAAMTAFIYPVVVHWTWGGGMIAQINIGDRVYSDFAGSTIVHLTGGVAALVGAAILGPRIGKYGPNGESRAIPGHNIGFAVIGVFILWFGWFGFNAGSELVADGLLSFLAMNTLMAAAAGVIGASLIVFLKTGVADVAMGGNGALAGLVSITAPVGTVEPWAALVIGFIGGVIVVFAVLFFDKIHIDDPVGAIAVHGVCGIWGTLSIGLFARYNDAFLAIEGVHDGENLGLLYGGGVSQLIVQALMVLIVITWVGIMSFIVFKLIDLTIGLRVDEEEEVTGLDVAEHGSAGYGLETIGLS from the coding sequence ATGATGCTCGGAGCAACCATCGGGGCGGGAACGCTCTTGTGGGCACTGCCGGCAGGGGCGCAGGAGACGGAGGCCACTGTGGCCGATGTCGAGGCCGCCAACGCGTTGTCGCAGGCCATCATGGACAACATGTGGCTGGTGATCGCCGGCGCCATGGTCTTCCTGATGCAGGCAGGCTTCGCGTTCGTCGAGGCCGGTCTCACCCGGGCCAAGAACATCGCGAACATCATGGCGAAGAACCTGGCCGACATGGCCATCGGTGCCGTCGCCTTCTTCATCATCGGCTGGTCGGTCGCCTACGGGACGAGCGAAAGCCGACTGTGGGGTGGTCTCAACGACTTCTTCTTCAAGGACTCGGGTGATCCGAACGCCTTGTTCGACATGTCAGCAGGACTCTCACCGGCCACCAACTTCTTCTTCCAGGTGGTCTTCGCGGCCACCGCCGTCACCATCGCCTCCGGCGCCATGGCGGAACGGACGAAGTTCTCGGGCTACCTGATCTTCTCGGCCGCGATGACGGCGTTCATCTACCCGGTCGTGGTCCACTGGACCTGGGGCGGCGGCATGATCGCGCAGATCAACATCGGCGATCGCGTCTACTCGGACTTCGCCGGCTCGACGATCGTGCACCTCACCGGTGGCGTGGCGGCGCTCGTCGGCGCAGCGATTCTCGGGCCTCGGATCGGGAAGTACGGCCCCAATGGTGAGTCCAGGGCCATTCCCGGCCACAACATCGGCTTCGCGGTGATCGGTGTCTTCATCCTCTGGTTCGGCTGGTTCGGCTTCAACGCCGGCTCCGAGCTCGTGGCCGACGGCCTGCTCTCGTTCCTCGCCATGAACACGCTCATGGCGGCCGCTGCCGGGGTCATCGGTGCTTCGCTGATCGTCTTCTTGAAGACGGGAGTCGCCGACGTCGCCATGGGCGGCAATGGTGCGCTTGCCGGTCTGGTGTCGATCACCGCGCCGGTCGGCACGGTCGAACCGTGGGCAGCCCTCGTCATCGGATTCATCGGTGGTGTGATCGTGGTCTTCGCGGTGCTGTTCTTCGACAAGATCCACATCGACGACCCGGTCGGCGCCATCGCCGTCCACGGCGTCTGCGGTATCTGGGGCACGCTCTCGATCGGCCTCTTCGCCCGCTACAACGATGCGTTCCTGGCCATCGAAGGTGTCCACGACGGCGAGAATCTCGGTCTGCTCTACGGCGGCGGCGTGTCGCAGCTGATCGTCCAGGCGCTGATGGTGCTCATCGTCATCACCTGGGTCGGCATCATGAGCTTCATCGTCTTCAAGCTGATCGACCTGACCATCGGTCTGCGGGTCGACGAAGAGGAAGAGGTCACCGGCCTCGATGTCGCCGAGCACGGTTCTGCCGGCTACGGCCTCGAGACCATCGGACTCAGCTGA
- a CDS encoding right-handed parallel beta-helix repeat-containing protein, whose protein sequence is MGRISRAVTLAAALLSFGALLSPAGAADEASTTTATSTTSGPVSTTTAAGGLPQLDCSEADQRHELTAGVRLDPTCVWSEGFDITASDVVLDCQGALIRNDGGGRGIDVSSPVDIPMSGVVVRGCVVDGFLNSLRVTRPGFRDLTEGVEYENGLTGVVIENNEFRNSRGVGVFIDGYVSDAVIRDNIVRGAGSTGIYLETGSRRSRVENNMILGNGGRENGPLGQVDTFGGLRFRWWGIGREGLAIDGSYENVVTGNWFWGNRHGGILLYTNCGEFPDSGRWFDRRWPSDRNLIEDNTFTGGLNGVWVGQRMAENTLPMECTKPAYVEGPLLRVTRDDAADNEVRDNVFTNVTYPVRVEDDGTTVADNTITSADPNHHGIIVGTEYRTDVLDEPVADTTITGNRIDIAGNASPIRWIHGFDGLTVDANTANGEPVGICEGVQPPRLALIWVIAAAFEPIGSPETPAPADLSHPVLGPLEPCERPAEPAVVPGFDEVIEGTDDTIVIPVQLSHASDQTVSVHWYTPEGLADMLATVGTDIVYGEGDVEFEPGQTEGQIVLELIDDAVAEPFEYAAVLVREPVNARIGGWWGIGLGLVTDDD, encoded by the coding sequence ATGGGCAGAATCTCACGCGCCGTCACCCTCGCCGCTGCTCTTCTCTCGTTCGGTGCACTGCTCTCGCCCGCCGGTGCCGCCGACGAGGCATCCACCACGACAGCCACCTCCACCACCAGCGGGCCGGTCTCGACGACCACGGCCGCCGGTGGGCTGCCACAGCTCGACTGCTCGGAAGCCGACCAGCGCCACGAGCTGACCGCCGGCGTCCGGCTCGATCCAACATGTGTCTGGAGCGAGGGCTTCGACATCACCGCGTCCGACGTCGTTCTCGACTGTCAGGGCGCGCTGATCCGAAACGACGGCGGCGGCCGGGGGATCGACGTGTCGTCGCCCGTCGACATCCCCATGAGCGGTGTCGTCGTGCGCGGCTGCGTCGTCGACGGATTCCTCAACAGCTTGCGCGTCACCCGACCGGGTTTTCGCGACCTCACCGAAGGTGTCGAGTACGAGAACGGGCTGACCGGCGTCGTCATCGAGAACAACGAGTTCCGCAATTCCCGGGGCGTCGGCGTGTTCATCGACGGCTACGTGAGCGATGCGGTGATCCGCGACAACATCGTCCGGGGCGCCGGGAGCACCGGCATCTATCTCGAGACGGGGAGCCGTCGTAGCCGGGTCGAGAACAACATGATCCTCGGCAACGGTGGTCGCGAGAACGGGCCGCTCGGTCAGGTCGACACCTTCGGCGGTCTGCGGTTCCGCTGGTGGGGCATCGGGCGAGAAGGGCTCGCCATCGACGGAAGCTACGAGAACGTGGTGACCGGCAACTGGTTCTGGGGCAACCGCCACGGGGGCATCCTGCTCTACACGAACTGTGGGGAGTTCCCCGATTCGGGCCGCTGGTTCGACCGACGCTGGCCCTCCGACCGGAACCTGATCGAGGACAACACGTTCACCGGCGGCCTGAACGGCGTGTGGGTCGGGCAGCGCATGGCCGAGAACACCCTGCCGATGGAATGCACCAAGCCGGCCTACGTCGAGGGTCCACTCCTGCGGGTGACCCGCGACGACGCGGCCGACAACGAGGTTCGCGACAACGTGTTCACCAACGTGACCTACCCGGTCCGGGTGGAGGACGACGGGACCACCGTGGCCGACAACACGATCACCTCGGCCGATCCGAACCACCACGGCATCATCGTCGGCACCGAGTACCGCACCGATGTGCTCGACGAGCCGGTGGCCGACACCACGATCACCGGCAACCGGATCGACATCGCCGGCAACGCCAGTCCGATTCGCTGGATCCACGGCTTCGACGGTCTCACTGTCGACGCCAACACGGCCAACGGAGAGCCCGTCGGCATCTGTGAGGGCGTCCAACCGCCGCGCCTGGCGCTGATCTGGGTGATCGCCGCGGCGTTCGAGCCCATCGGCTCGCCCGAGACCCCGGCTCCCGCCGACCTCTCCCACCCGGTGTTGGGGCCACTCGAGCCGTGCGAACGGCCGGCCGAGCCGGCGGTGGTCCCCGGATTCGACGAGGTCATCGAGGGCACCGACGACACCATCGTCATCCCCGTGCAGCTCTCCCACGCCAGCGATCAGACGGTGTCGGTCCACTGGTACACGCCCGAAGGACTTGCCGACATGCTGGCCACCGTCGGCACCGACATCGTCTACGGCGAGGGCGATGTGGAATTCGAACCGGGTCAGACCGAGGGGCAGATCGTGCTGGAACTGATCGACGACGCCGTCGCCGAACCCTTCGAGTACGCCGCGGTGCTCGTCCGTGAGCCCGTCAACGCCCGAATCGGCGGCTGGTGGGGCATCGGACTCGGCCTGGTCACCGACGACGACTGA
- a CDS encoding winged helix-turn-helix domain-containing protein — protein MDITLIRWPAEADRLPELRDARVPRLLLVDRGAPPPVVEDDYEDWIRVPAPEEDLRARVEGLSRRATAAGEGTPEIDEYGVVRFNGAHTAVPPVEARLAELLIGRFGAVVGRPELSEAGWPGGHASRNALDVHVLRLRRRLAEAGLSIRTVRARGYLLEPSPACAAV, from the coding sequence ATGGACATCACGCTCATCCGATGGCCTGCCGAGGCCGATCGTCTTCCCGAACTTCGCGACGCTCGAGTGCCCCGCTTGCTGCTGGTGGATCGCGGCGCGCCGCCGCCGGTCGTCGAGGACGACTACGAGGACTGGATTCGGGTGCCGGCGCCCGAGGAGGACCTTCGAGCCCGGGTCGAGGGCCTCTCGCGCCGCGCCACCGCGGCCGGCGAAGGAACACCGGAGATCGACGAGTACGGGGTGGTGCGCTTCAACGGCGCGCACACCGCCGTGCCGCCGGTCGAGGCTCGGCTGGCCGAGCTGCTCATCGGGCGCTTCGGCGCCGTCGTCGGACGCCCCGAACTCTCCGAAGCGGGATGGCCCGGCGGCCATGCGAGCCGCAACGCACTCGACGTCCACGTATTGCGGCTACGGCGTCGTCTGGCCGAGGCCGGACTGTCGATTCGCACCGTTCGCGCCCGCGGCTACCTGCTGGAGCCGTCGCCCGCCTGCGCCGCGGTCTGA
- a CDS encoding rhodanese-like domain-containing protein, with amino-acid sequence MKFTQYYLDCLSQASYLIGDETTGRAVVVDPRRDIDEYVDDAREAGLTIELVLETHFHADFLSGHLELAAATGAEIAYSSVATTEFESRKLRDGERISLGEVTLEVLHTPGHTPESMSIVIWERADDDVPFGVLTGDTLFVGDVGRPDLLASIGFTRDELADKLYDSLHQKLLPLPDATRVYPAHGAGSACGKNLSTETSSTMGEQRTSNYALLAPDRATFVDLVTEGQPPAPDYFVFDAVLNRKDRALLDESALPTALDLAATDALVAGGAMLLDGRDPEDFARGHLTGAINVGLNGRYAEFAGSVIPSDTDIVLVVEPGFELEAKNRLARIGFDRVAGFLEQPLDAMAAHPDRVARASRLTAKEFTTRRRELDDLQLVDIRNPGEFALGSIDGAISIPVGQLPGRIDELDADATTVVFCAGGYRSSVGASVLRHAGFADVSDIRGGYGAWMETAPT; translated from the coding sequence GTGAAGTTCACCCAGTACTACCTCGACTGTCTCTCGCAGGCCTCGTATCTCATCGGCGACGAGACCACCGGTCGCGCAGTGGTCGTCGATCCGCGCCGCGACATCGACGAATACGTCGACGACGCTCGCGAGGCAGGACTGACGATCGAGCTCGTCCTCGAGACCCACTTCCACGCCGACTTTCTCTCCGGTCACCTGGAACTCGCCGCGGCCACCGGCGCCGAGATCGCCTACTCCTCGGTCGCCACGACCGAGTTCGAGTCGCGCAAACTCCGAGACGGTGAGCGCATCTCTCTCGGCGAGGTGACGCTGGAGGTCCTCCACACCCCGGGCCACACCCCGGAGTCGATGAGCATCGTCATCTGGGAACGCGCCGACGACGACGTTCCGTTCGGCGTGCTCACCGGCGACACCCTGTTCGTCGGCGACGTCGGGCGTCCCGACCTGCTGGCGTCGATCGGATTCACCCGCGACGAACTTGCCGACAAGCTCTACGACAGTCTCCACCAGAAGTTGCTGCCGCTCCCCGATGCCACGCGGGTCTACCCCGCGCACGGTGCCGGCTCGGCGTGCGGGAAGAACCTGTCGACCGAGACGTCGTCCACGATGGGCGAGCAGCGCACGAGCAACTACGCGTTGCTGGCGCCCGACCGTGCGACGTTCGTGGACCTGGTCACCGAAGGGCAACCTCCTGCGCCCGACTACTTCGTGTTCGATGCCGTCCTGAACCGAAAGGACCGCGCGCTTCTGGACGAGTCGGCGCTGCCGACCGCCCTCGACCTCGCGGCGACCGACGCGCTCGTCGCCGGGGGCGCCATGCTGCTCGACGGTCGAGACCCCGAGGACTTCGCCCGGGGCCACCTGACCGGCGCGATCAACGTCGGACTCAACGGGCGCTACGCCGAGTTCGCCGGATCCGTCATCCCCAGCGACACCGACATCGTGCTCGTGGTCGAACCGGGCTTCGAACTCGAGGCGAAGAACCGACTGGCTCGCATCGGCTTCGACCGGGTGGCCGGCTTCCTCGAACAACCGCTCGACGCGATGGCCGCCCACCCCGACCGCGTGGCGCGGGCGTCGCGCTTGACCGCGAAGGAGTTCACGACCCGCCGCCGCGAACTCGACGACCTCCAACTGGTCGACATCCGCAACCCCGGCGAGTTCGCGCTCGGCTCGATCGACGGTGCGATCAGCATCCCGGTCGGTCAGCTGCCCGGTCGAATCGACGAGCTCGATGCCGATGCCACAACCGTCGTGTTCTGCGCCGGCGGCTACCGGTCGTCGGTCGGGGCGAGCGTGTTGCGCCACGCCGGCTTCGCCGATGTGTCCGACATCCGCGGCGGCTACGGCGCCTGGATGGAGACCGCGCCGACCTGA
- a CDS encoding phosphoglyceromutase has translation MYDLILVRHGRSEWNELNLFTGWYDCPLIEKGRAEARAAGPMLVDAGLLPDVVHTSLQQRAIETAELMLAATDRRWIPVRRSWRLNERHYGDLTGLDKAATRDKHGDEQLHIWRRSYDTPPPPIADDNPYNPNTSDAYADLAPELLPTTECLKDVVERMLPYWFDGIVPDLRVGRTVLVAAHGNSLRALVKHLDSIPDDEIAELNIPTGMPLHYRLGDDMRPLEARHPLERAMDPEAAAAGAAEVAAQAGGH, from the coding sequence ATGTACGACCTGATTCTCGTGCGCCACGGGCGCTCCGAATGGAACGAGCTCAACCTCTTCACCGGCTGGTACGACTGCCCGCTCATCGAGAAGGGTCGCGCCGAGGCACGAGCGGCCGGACCGATGCTCGTCGACGCCGGCCTGCTTCCCGACGTGGTCCACACCTCGCTCCAGCAGCGGGCCATCGAGACAGCCGAGCTGATGCTGGCCGCCACCGACCGGCGCTGGATTCCCGTGCGTCGCAGCTGGCGCCTCAACGAACGCCACTACGGCGACCTCACCGGTCTCGACAAGGCCGCCACCCGCGACAAACACGGCGACGAGCAGCTCCACATCTGGCGCCGCAGCTACGACACGCCGCCGCCCCCGATCGCCGACGACAACCCGTACAACCCCAACACCTCCGACGCCTACGCCGACCTCGCCCCCGAGCTCCTGCCGACGACCGAATGCCTGAAGGACGTCGTCGAGCGGATGCTCCCCTACTGGTTCGACGGGATCGTCCCCGACCTCCGTGTGGGTCGGACGGTGCTGGTGGCTGCCCACGGCAACTCGTTGCGGGCCCTGGTCAAGCACCTCGACTCGATCCCCGACGACGAGATCGCCGAGCTCAACATCCCCACCGGCATGCCGCTGCACTACCGGCTGGGCGACGACATGCGGCCGCTCGAGGCCCGGCATCCGTTGGAACGGGCCATGGACCCCGAGGCAGCCGCCGCCGGCGCGGCCGAAGTCGCGGCCCAGGCGGGCGGTCACTGA
- a CDS encoding solute carrier family 26 protein produces the protein MPSASAILPILRWGPGYDRTDLRSDLAAGLTVGAMLVPQAMAYALLAGLPPEVGLYAATIPVVVYALFGTSRQLAAGPVAIVSLLTASALASVAQEGEAGYLAAAALLALMVGAIHLVLGLGRLGFLVNFLSHSVLVGFTAAAAIIIGFSQAKHLLGISTERKDHFHETVIDVWRKLPDTNGTTLTIGVIALAALVVMKRVAPRVPAALIIVVGSILAVKWFDLEARGVRVVGDIPDRLPAFGLPDIQGGWIADLGAAALVITIVGFTESIAVAKVYARRNRYELDANQELIGLGAANIASGLFGGYPVAGGFARTAVNASAGARTPLASLITASIVVATLAFLTPLFALLPDVALGAIILMAVVGLIDVAEIRHIATVKRSDLIGLTVAFVATLALGIELGLLVAVIASMLVVFARMSTPHSAVLGHIEGTTSYRNVERFPEACTTNGIRIVRIDAALSFVNAAHVKRLLLDHADALTEPPQALVLDASGINDIDATGAAALREVLDELDERGVVLHLSDVKGPVRDVLRRAGIWDDLGHRVHTSTDDAIRAIRDCLPAPEDHRRHGIDERPTRTAPAPTPPTSTPPTSEKADAQEASP, from the coding sequence GTGCCGTCCGCCTCTGCGATACTCCCGATCCTTCGCTGGGGTCCGGGATACGACCGAACCGACCTGCGCAGCGATCTCGCGGCCGGACTCACGGTCGGTGCGATGCTCGTCCCCCAGGCGATGGCCTATGCCCTGCTGGCCGGTCTCCCGCCCGAGGTGGGTCTCTACGCCGCCACGATCCCCGTGGTGGTCTATGCCCTCTTCGGGACATCCCGACAGCTGGCCGCCGGACCGGTCGCCATCGTCTCCCTCCTCACCGCTTCGGCCCTGGCGTCGGTCGCCCAGGAGGGCGAGGCCGGCTACCTCGCCGCCGCCGCACTGCTGGCCCTCATGGTCGGCGCCATCCATCTCGTGCTCGGCCTCGGCCGCCTCGGCTTCCTCGTCAACTTCTTGTCGCACTCCGTGCTCGTGGGGTTCACGGCCGCCGCGGCGATCATCATCGGTTTCTCGCAGGCGAAGCATCTTCTCGGCATCTCGACCGAGCGCAAGGATCACTTCCACGAGACGGTCATCGACGTGTGGAGGAAACTCCCCGACACCAACGGCACGACCCTCACCATCGGGGTCATCGCCCTCGCTGCGCTGGTGGTGATGAAGCGCGTCGCCCCGCGCGTCCCGGCCGCGTTGATCATCGTGGTCGGCTCGATCCTGGCCGTGAAGTGGTTCGACCTCGAGGCCCGAGGGGTACGGGTGGTGGGCGACATCCCCGATCGACTGCCGGCATTCGGGCTCCCCGACATCCAGGGCGGATGGATCGCCGACCTCGGCGCCGCGGCCCTGGTGATCACGATCGTCGGCTTCACGGAGTCGATCGCCGTCGCCAAGGTCTACGCCCGCCGCAACCGCTACGAACTCGACGCCAACCAGGAACTGATCGGGCTGGGCGCAGCCAACATCGCATCCGGACTCTTCGGCGGGTACCCGGTGGCCGGTGGTTTCGCCCGCACCGCCGTCAACGCCTCCGCAGGGGCCCGAACGCCGTTGGCATCGCTGATCACCGCGTCGATCGTCGTCGCCACCCTTGCGTTTCTCACCCCGCTCTTCGCCCTGCTCCCCGATGTCGCGCTCGGGGCGATCATCCTGATGGCCGTCGTCGGTCTCATCGACGTCGCCGAGATCCGCCACATCGCAACCGTGAAGCGCAGCGACCTGATCGGACTCACCGTCGCGTTCGTCGCCACCCTCGCCCTCGGTATCGAACTCGGTCTCCTCGTCGCCGTCATCGCCTCGATGCTCGTCGTGTTCGCACGCATGTCGACGCCCCACAGCGCGGTGCTCGGCCACATCGAGGGGACCACCAGCTATCGCAACGTCGAGCGCTTCCCCGAGGCGTGCACGACAAACGGCATCCGGATCGTTCGTATCGATGCCGCCTTGTCGTTCGTCAACGCCGCCCACGTGAAACGGCTTCTGCTCGACCACGCCGACGCACTGACCGAGCCGCCGCAGGCGCTCGTGCTCGACGCGTCCGGCATCAACGACATCGATGCCACCGGCGCGGCGGCGCTGCGCGAGGTGCTCGACGAACTCGACGAACGCGGGGTCGTGCTCCACCTCAGCGACGTCAAGGGCCCGGTTCGTGATGTGCTGCGCCGCGCCGGAATCTGGGACGATCTCGGCCATCGGGTCCACACGTCGACCGACGACGCGATCCGCGCCATCCGCGACTGCCTACCGGCGCCCGAGGACCACCGCCGTCACGGCATCGACGAGCGGCCGACACGGACCGCGCCCGCACCGACACCGCCAACTTCAACACCGCCAACTTCCGAGAAGGCTGACGCCCAGGAGGCTTCACCATGA
- a CDS encoding rhodanese-like domain-containing protein, translating into MTTTTTSPSIPGRADVIDTAELRALRESDDGIRILDVRTGGEFETVHIPGSYNVPLDTLAEHVADLADVEHPVVLVCQSGGRATSAHEKLTGAGKTTLHILDGGIEAWQAAGGDIVRGDRERWAMDRQVRLVAGSLVLTGILTSTVLPRAKWLAGGVGAGLTYSALSNTCAMASALSKLPYNRTDGCDIDGVLRDLRATGEEDSP; encoded by the coding sequence ATGACCACCACGACCACTTCCCCGTCGATCCCCGGACGAGCCGACGTCATCGACACGGCGGAACTCCGCGCGCTACGAGAGAGCGACGACGGCATCCGCATCCTCGATGTGCGCACCGGCGGCGAGTTCGAGACCGTGCACATCCCGGGCTCGTACAACGTGCCCCTCGACACCCTCGCCGAACACGTCGCTGACCTCGCCGACGTCGAACACCCCGTCGTGCTCGTCTGCCAGAGCGGCGGGCGGGCCACCAGCGCCCACGAGAAGCTCACCGGTGCCGGCAAGACGACGCTCCACATCCTCGACGGTGGCATCGAGGCCTGGCAGGCCGCCGGCGGCGACATCGTCCGCGGCGACCGCGAGCGATGGGCGATGGATCGCCAGGTCCGACTGGTCGCCGGCTCGCTCGTCCTCACCGGCATCCTCACGAGCACGGTGCTGCCCCGGGCGAAGTGGCTGGCCGGGGGCGTGGGCGCCGGGCTCACCTACTCGGCGCTCTCCAACACGTGCGCGATGGCGAGCGCGCTGTCGAAGCTGCCCTACAACCGCACCGACGGATGCGACATCGACGGCGTGCTACGCGACCTCCGAGCGACCGGAGAGGAGGACTCACCGTGA